Proteins co-encoded in one Flavobacterium fluviale genomic window:
- the udk gene encoding uridine kinase, which produces MLIIGIAGGTGSGKTTVVHQIMNELPHTEVGVISQDSYYKETTNLSFDERALINFDHPRAIDFELLEKHLKALKAGETIDQPVYSFVQHNRTDDTVSTHPRKVMIVEGILILTNPELREMFDIKIFVHADSDERLIRRLKRDISERGRDIDEVLNRYQTTLKPMHEQFIEPSKAFADIIIPNDKYNTVAIDVVRAVINQRIS; this is translated from the coding sequence ATGCTCATTATTGGAATTGCAGGAGGAACAGGAAGTGGAAAAACCACAGTAGTACACCAAATTATGAATGAATTGCCACATACAGAAGTTGGGGTAATTTCTCAGGATTCGTACTATAAAGAAACAACCAATTTGTCTTTTGATGAGAGAGCATTAATTAATTTTGATCATCCGCGTGCTATCGATTTTGAATTGTTAGAAAAACATTTAAAAGCTTTAAAAGCTGGAGAAACAATCGATCAGCCTGTTTATTCTTTTGTACAGCACAATAGAACAGATGACACGGTTTCAACTCATCCTCGAAAAGTAATGATCGTAGAAGGAATTCTAATATTAACAAATCCAGAATTACGTGAGATGTTCGATATTAAAATCTTCGTTCACGCAGATTCTGATGAAAGATTAATTCGTCGATTAAAAAGAGATATTTCTGAACGCGGACGCGATATTGATGAAGTTTTAAACCGTTACCAAACTACGTTAAAACCTATGCATGAGCAATTTATCGAGCCAAGTAAGGCTTTTGCAGACATCATTATTCCAAATGACAAATACAATACTGTAGCAATTGATGTAGTTCGCGCAGTAATTAATCAGCGAATTTCATAA
- a CDS encoding FtsB family cell division protein — protein MKLKNPYKDKKWFKYLGNKYVWVLLFFVVWMLFLDNYSYFDHRFLDEQINELHDNKKYYQEEIKKDQEQIKQLKNPEQIEKYAREKYFMKKDSEDIYIIQFEGDTIPEKE, from the coding sequence ATGAAATTAAAAAATCCATACAAAGACAAAAAATGGTTCAAATACCTAGGAAACAAATACGTTTGGGTGTTGCTGTTTTTTGTTGTTTGGATGTTATTTTTAGACAATTACTCTTATTTTGACCATCGCTTTTTAGATGAACAAATAAATGAGCTTCACGATAATAAGAAATATTATCAGGAAGAAATCAAAAAAGATCAGGAACAGATCAAACAATTAAAAAATCCAGAACAAATTGAGAAATACGCAAGAGAAAAGTATTTCATGAAAAAAGACAGCGAAGATATCTACATCATACAATTTGAAGGAGACACTATTCCAGAAAAAGAATAA